The Caretta caretta isolate rCarCar2 chromosome 15, rCarCar1.hap1, whole genome shotgun sequence genome window below encodes:
- the LOC142069363 gene encoding uncharacterized protein LOC142069363, whose translation MMESQNRKRAPAWTEREVRDLIAVWGEESVLSELRSSFRNAKTFLKISQGMKDRGHNRDPKQCRVKLKELRQAYQKTREANGRSGSEPQTCRFYDELHAILGGSATTTPAVLFDSFNGDGGNTEVGFGDEEDDEEEVVDSSQQASGETGFPDSQELFLTLDLEPVPPEPTQGCLLDSAGGEGTSAACVSMITGSSPSQRLVKLRKKKKRTRDEMFSELMLSSHTDRAQTNAWRQIMSECRKAQNDREERWRAEESKWRAEESKWRAEDRAEAQRWRQRDERRQDSMLRLLQDQTSMLQCMVELQQRQLEHRLPLQPLCNQPPSSPSSIASTPRRPRTRWGGLRPTSHSPTEDCPKKRRLSFNKF comes from the exons atgatggagtcccagaatcgcaaaagagctccagcatggactgaacgggaggtacgggatctgatcgctgtttggggagaggaatccgtgctatcagaactccgttccagttttcgaaatgccaaaacctttctgaaaatctcccagggcatgaaggacagaggccataacagggacccgaagcagtgccgcgtgaaactgaaggagctgaggcaagcctaccagaaaaccagagaggcgaacggccgctctgggtcagagccccaaacatgccgcttctatgatgagctgcatgccattttagggggttcagccaccactaccccagccgtgttgtttgactccttcaatggagatggaggcaatacagaagtaggttttggggacgaagaagatgatgaggaggaggttgtagatagctcacagcaagcaagcggagaaaccggttttcccgacagccaggaactgtttctcaccctagacctggagccagtaccccccgaacccacccaaggctgcctcctggactcagcaggcggagaagggacctctg ctgcatgtgtttcaatgatcacaggatcttctccttcccagaggctagtgaagcttagaaagaaaaaaaaacgcactcgcgatgaaatgttctccgagctcatgctgtcctcccacactgacagagcacagacgaatgcgtggaggcaaataatgtcagagtgcaggaaagcacaaaatgaccgggaggagaggtggagggctgaagagagtaagtggcgggctgaagagagtaagtggcgggctgaagacagggctgaagctcaaaggtggcggcagcgtgatgagaggaggcaggattcaatgctgaggctgctgcaggaccaaaccagtatgctccagtgtatggttgagctgcagcaaaggcagctggagcacagactgccactgcagcccctctgtaaccaaccgccctcctccccaagttccatagcctccacacccagacgcccaagaacacggtggggaggcctccggccaaccagccactcccccacagaggattgcccaaaaaaaagaaggctgtcattcaataaattttaa